The following proteins come from a genomic window of Mycobacterium gordonae:
- a CDS encoding ParB/RepB/Spo0J family partition protein, protein MTDIIDPQTEHAVAEDTSAGTLVHVDPHALILETNVRDDAALDKQFVASIQEHGVLIPIAAVQDNDGKLWVRAGQRRTLAAREAGLATVPVYVRAAGVGDDKTLLVERVAEQIVENDQRRQLTDAQRARGIQQMIDAGASITKVSKKLSLGKDTVKAAAAVGKSDTAMRSLAEGQLSLEEAAALTEFEEIPGAVSRLMQAAGSRRFEHVVSQLRQEKITAEAEAKAAQQYLAAGFTVLDEQPPLDPECVPLYRLRTAEDAQADESAVTDPSHWAVVLFESEGLADVETGAVVNEDEVDWDTQDDPKATPAAGLRHASTVTETIVFTPQYFCLDYRAAALTPDERFARQTGLVGYDNPAGCPVDLDDEARQAERERIAAERAEAEKRERRMVLALNKLGVAAQGVRREFVKKMLARKTAPKGAAIFVADCLARDGYLLTGHNAAETTAELLGLDSAQSVSKVAATLAATADARAQVITLGLVLGALESRTLKDSWRNAATTNHWSHHVTGGDYLKWLAANGYTLAPVEEVIAGDKTADEVYDLHRAEVDQK, encoded by the coding sequence ATGACCGACATCATCGACCCACAGACCGAGCACGCAGTTGCGGAGGACACCAGCGCGGGCACCCTGGTGCACGTCGACCCCCATGCATTGATCCTGGAAACCAACGTGCGCGACGACGCGGCGCTCGACAAGCAGTTCGTGGCCAGCATCCAGGAGCACGGCGTGCTGATCCCCATTGCCGCTGTGCAAGACAACGACGGCAAACTGTGGGTCCGGGCCGGTCAGCGCCGCACCCTGGCCGCCCGCGAAGCCGGTCTGGCCACTGTTCCAGTCTATGTGCGTGCCGCCGGTGTTGGCGACGACAAGACGCTGTTGGTCGAACGGGTCGCGGAGCAGATAGTGGAAAATGACCAGCGCCGCCAACTCACCGATGCCCAGCGGGCGCGCGGGATCCAGCAGATGATCGATGCTGGAGCGTCCATCACCAAAGTCTCCAAGAAGCTCTCACTTGGCAAGGACACTGTCAAAGCTGCTGCGGCTGTGGGCAAGTCGGACACCGCGATGCGCAGCCTGGCAGAGGGTCAGCTGAGCTTAGAAGAAGCCGCTGCGCTCACCGAGTTCGAGGAGATTCCCGGTGCCGTCAGCCGCCTGATGCAGGCAGCCGGAAGTCGGCGCTTCGAACACGTCGTGTCCCAGCTGCGTCAGGAGAAGATCACCGCTGAGGCAGAAGCCAAAGCGGCCCAGCAATACCTCGCGGCGGGCTTCACCGTGCTGGACGAACAGCCCCCACTGGACCCCGAATGCGTTCCGCTGTACCGGCTGCGCACCGCCGAGGACGCCCAGGCCGACGAGAGCGCAGTCACCGACCCCTCGCATTGGGCGGTGGTGCTCTTCGAATCCGAGGGCCTGGCCGATGTCGAGACGGGCGCGGTCGTGAACGAGGACGAGGTGGACTGGGATACCCAGGACGACCCCAAGGCCACACCCGCCGCAGGGTTGCGCCATGCATCCACCGTCACCGAAACGATCGTGTTCACCCCGCAGTACTTCTGCCTGGATTACCGCGCAGCGGCCCTGACCCCCGATGAGCGGTTCGCCCGCCAGACGGGGCTGGTCGGGTATGACAACCCAGCGGGATGCCCGGTCGATCTTGACGACGAAGCACGCCAGGCCGAACGGGAACGGATCGCAGCAGAGCGCGCCGAAGCCGAAAAGCGTGAACGGCGAATGGTGTTGGCGCTGAACAAGCTCGGGGTAGCCGCCCAGGGAGTACGCCGGGAGTTCGTCAAGAAGATGCTGGCCCGCAAGACCGCTCCCAAGGGTGCCGCCATCTTCGTCGCCGACTGCCTGGCCCGCGACGGCTACCTGCTGACCGGTCACAACGCCGCCGAAACAACCGCTGAGCTACTCGGGCTCGACAGCGCCCAATCGGTCAGCAAGGTCGCTGCCACACTCGCGGCCACCGCCGATGCGCGCGCACAGGTCATCACCTTGGGCCTGGTGCTCGGCGCGTTGGAGTCGCGCACCCTCAAAGACTCCTGGCGCAACGCGGCGACAACCAACCACTGGTCACACCACGTGACGGGTGGCGACTACCTCAAATGGCTGGCTGCCAACGGCTACACGCTGGCCCCCGTAGAAGAAGTCATCGCCGGTGACAAGACCGCCGACGAGGTCTACGACCTGCACCGTGCCGAGGTCGACCAGAAGTAA
- the nrdH gene encoding glutaredoxin-like protein NrdH, giving the protein MSPITVYTKPSCVQCKATFLALDKAGRNYVAIDITQDSEARDYIMSLGYLAAPVVYVSDDEHWSGFRRDRLARVA; this is encoded by the coding sequence ATGTCGCCAATAACCGTCTACACAAAGCCATCATGCGTCCAATGCAAGGCGACATTCCTTGCTCTGGATAAAGCCGGGCGCAATTACGTGGCGATTGATATCACCCAGGACAGCGAGGCCCGTGACTACATCATGAGCCTGGGATACCTCGCCGCGCCGGTGGTTTACGTCTCCGACGACGAGCACTGGTCAGGCTTTCGCCGCGACCGACTGGCCCGCGTGGCCTGA
- a CDS encoding chymotrypsin family serine protease, giving the protein MTTRASLFSIVTTICVAAAILTAPHAFAKAVIIEPGERIDYINADGGRNQYCTLGHVYNGADMHVYAVTAGHCRNSTNGSVRTERSGQTGTFLRTLVEPASAGGADYGLIDFGIDPLAGAYIGEVRTISTSHPEPQIGQTVCRSGISSGTHCGTIADRQGRDQYLTTGMPDSIPGDSGAPVWTRKGNRPAEIIGIWLGEKITGVGRHTYGRFASLAEGLRILAAN; this is encoded by the coding sequence ATGACCACGCGAGCCAGCCTCTTCAGCATTGTCACGACCATCTGCGTCGCCGCCGCCATCCTGACGGCCCCGCACGCCTTCGCCAAGGCCGTCATCATCGAACCCGGCGAGCGGATCGACTACATCAATGCCGATGGCGGCAGAAACCAGTACTGCACACTCGGTCACGTCTACAACGGTGCCGATATGCACGTCTACGCCGTCACCGCCGGACACTGCCGCAACAGCACCAACGGCTCTGTCCGTACCGAGCGCAGCGGCCAGACCGGAACATTCCTGCGGACACTGGTCGAACCGGCCAGCGCCGGCGGCGCTGATTACGGACTGATCGACTTCGGCATCGACCCCCTGGCCGGTGCCTACATCGGCGAAGTCCGAACCATCAGCACCAGCCATCCCGAACCCCAAATCGGTCAAACCGTCTGCCGCAGCGGCATATCCAGCGGCACGCACTGCGGCACTATCGCCGACCGGCAGGGTCGAGACCAATACCTGACGACCGGCATGCCAGACAGCATCCCCGGAGACTCCGGGGCACCGGTATGGACCCGAAAAGGCAATCGCCCCGCCGAAATCATAGGAATCTGGCTCGGCGAGAAGATCACCGGCGTCGGCCGCCACACCTATGGGCGCTTCGCCAGCCTGGCTGAAGGACTGCGAATCCTTGCCGCAAACTAA
- a CDS encoding amidohydrolase, translating into MSTIAADAAITRRAAAAVTGGPTALPAAHTARVWIETLTARAQLRSERHIHHRPRPREK; encoded by the coding sequence ATGAGCACCATCGCCGCAGACGCCGCGATCACGCGCCGCGCCGCCGCTGCCGTCACCGGTGGCCCCACCGCCCTTCCCGCCGCCCACACGGCGCGGGTCTGGATCGAAACCCTGACCGCCAGAGCCCAACTGCGCTCAGAACGGCACATCCACCACCGACCCCGTCCCCGAGAAAAGTGA
- a CDS encoding tyrosine-type recombinase/integrase, with the protein MDGKLPGSAAPSLNSEVLLLDSEATVFRAMLSGWADQQRARLCRTATIQARASVVRRFAEFTGTYPWQWQADDADAFFSYLLSGTAPKSDSTVRGYQNALRLFCGFLTDQRYGWTSLCAERFGQTPAQILHDWNTVSHVNEFEGRSGRRPLSYDEVQELFDAADGLVDRARRHHRKGALSALRDSTLLKAVYAYGLRRQEAVGLDLVDLRSNPKVPSYGRFGGVFVRFGKATRGSSPKRRVVLTVPEMDWIVTVLACYLDEVRPCFRPGRHPALWVTERCGRLSKRAANEAFTAARDAAGLPGDLDLHSLRHSYVTHLTEFDYPERFVQDQVGHSYASTTAIYSHVSDEYRNRLLRDAFTKRGIAVRQERQ; encoded by the coding sequence ATGGACGGTAAGTTGCCGGGGTCAGCGGCTCCGTCGTTGAACTCCGAGGTCCTCCTGTTGGACTCAGAAGCTACGGTGTTCCGTGCGATGTTGTCAGGTTGGGCTGATCAGCAGCGCGCTCGCCTGTGCAGGACGGCGACCATTCAAGCACGGGCGAGTGTGGTGCGACGCTTCGCGGAGTTCACCGGAACATATCCCTGGCAGTGGCAAGCCGACGACGCCGACGCGTTTTTCTCTTATCTGCTGTCGGGCACCGCACCGAAGTCTGATTCGACGGTGCGGGGATATCAAAACGCGTTGCGGCTGTTCTGTGGCTTCCTCACTGATCAGCGATATGGGTGGACATCGTTGTGCGCGGAGCGATTCGGGCAGACTCCCGCGCAAATTCTGCATGACTGGAACACGGTGAGCCACGTCAACGAGTTCGAGGGACGGTCGGGACGGCGCCCGCTGAGCTATGACGAGGTTCAAGAGCTCTTCGATGCCGCTGACGGGTTGGTCGATCGGGCGCGACGTCACCATCGTAAGGGAGCATTATCGGCGTTGCGGGACTCAACGTTGTTGAAGGCTGTTTACGCCTATGGGCTACGTCGACAAGAAGCGGTGGGACTAGACCTCGTGGATCTCAGGTCGAATCCGAAGGTACCGTCCTACGGTCGCTTTGGCGGCGTGTTTGTACGATTCGGCAAGGCGACGCGAGGTAGTTCGCCGAAGCGGCGTGTCGTGCTGACGGTGCCAGAAATGGATTGGATTGTGACAGTCCTGGCCTGCTACCTGGATGAAGTTCGTCCATGTTTTCGACCAGGTCGCCATCCCGCGTTATGGGTGACCGAACGCTGCGGGCGACTGTCGAAGCGCGCCGCCAATGAGGCCTTTACGGCGGCGCGCGATGCCGCGGGTCTGCCCGGGGACCTCGACCTGCATTCGCTGCGCCATTCCTACGTCACCCATCTGACCGAGTTCGATTACCCAGAACGCTTCGTGCAGGACCAGGTCGGTCATTCCTACGCCAGCACTACGGCGATTTACAGTCACGTCTCCGATGAGTACCGCAACCGTTTGCTTCGTGACGCGTTCACAAAACGCGGCATTGCCGTCAGGCAGGAACGGCAGTGA
- a CDS encoding helix-turn-helix domain-containing protein, with the protein MIKKMGYQWRLRALMAQRELYQTTDLVPLLAERGVVLSREQVFRLVTSPPQRLSMDVFAALCDIFECSPNDLIEIETVNQPVKKVSGGQPRVVPKVRRTTVRRPDHNS; encoded by the coding sequence GTGATCAAGAAAATGGGTTATCAGTGGCGGCTGCGGGCGCTGATGGCGCAGCGTGAGCTCTACCAAACAACCGACCTAGTTCCGCTGTTGGCCGAACGTGGTGTGGTGCTGTCGAGGGAGCAGGTATTTCGCCTGGTCACTTCGCCTCCTCAACGGCTCTCCATGGACGTTTTCGCGGCGCTGTGCGACATCTTTGAATGCTCGCCCAATGACCTGATCGAAATCGAGACCGTCAATCAACCGGTCAAGAAGGTTTCCGGTGGCCAACCGCGAGTGGTGCCGAAGGTGCGACGCACCACTGTGCGTCGCCCGGATCACAACTCATGA
- a CDS encoding toprim domain-containing protein has translation MSEHTGGTGASLATVRDALHSAGQFVRPRGADAFMASCPLHIDHSPSLSVTWRAATTTGRGGAVLLHCFSCSAAVADIAGALGLRVTDLFDSPLPAPTPDKSRSRPAARRPARAGSALRPLPPRITAEPPSDNHHWRRVRVYTYTDQRGRPVQQVIRQECCCTGQQHKRFQQRYRVGRQWVYRKPPEFTPVLYRAAAIATAQQTGQPVWIVEGEKDADTLTAAGRLATTNPQGAANFPPALLAQFEGLRVAVVADRDLSGYRRATALSAQLRGVATEVTLLLPALEADKADLTDHIEGGLWDPAHPCGGLLEVTAADLHALTLAALAAQAAHRCAIAITEHQAHQALWKTGPGSVHALARWRAEAGHQLRIVTDSDQQLQRHARENPSALAHHAVTATAAVRSQIHDTYRRIGAGHDGLKESA, from the coding sequence ATGTCTGAGCACACCGGCGGCACCGGTGCCTCGTTGGCGACAGTGCGCGATGCCCTGCACAGCGCAGGGCAATTCGTGCGGCCACGCGGCGCGGATGCATTCATGGCCAGCTGCCCGCTGCACATCGATCACAGTCCCTCGTTGTCTGTCACCTGGCGGGCGGCCACCACCACAGGTCGCGGCGGGGCGGTGCTGCTGCACTGCTTTTCCTGCAGCGCCGCCGTCGCCGACATCGCCGGGGCCCTCGGACTGCGGGTCACTGACCTGTTCGATTCCCCCCTACCCGCACCGACGCCGGACAAGTCCAGGTCCCGGCCGGCGGCGCGGCGGCCAGCCCGTGCCGGCAGCGCACTGCGGCCGCTACCACCGCGCATCACCGCCGAACCCCCAAGCGACAACCACCACTGGCGGCGCGTGCGGGTCTACACCTACACCGACCAGCGTGGTCGTCCCGTCCAGCAAGTGATCCGGCAGGAGTGCTGCTGCACCGGGCAACAGCACAAGCGGTTCCAGCAGCGTTACCGCGTTGGCCGCCAATGGGTTTACCGCAAACCGCCGGAATTCACCCCCGTGCTGTACCGGGCGGCGGCGATCGCCACGGCCCAGCAGACCGGTCAGCCGGTGTGGATCGTCGAAGGGGAAAAAGACGCCGATACCCTCACCGCAGCGGGTCGCCTGGCGACCACGAACCCCCAAGGTGCGGCGAACTTCCCCCCAGCACTGCTCGCCCAGTTCGAAGGGCTGCGCGTCGCTGTCGTCGCCGACAGAGACCTCAGCGGCTACCGCCGCGCGACGGCACTGTCGGCGCAGTTGCGTGGCGTCGCCACCGAGGTCACCCTGCTGCTGCCCGCACTTGAGGCCGACAAAGCCGACCTCACCGACCATATCGAGGGCGGGCTGTGGGATCCCGCGCACCCGTGCGGTGGGCTGCTCGAGGTCACCGCAGCCGATCTGCACGCGCTGACGCTGGCAGCCCTAGCAGCACAGGCCGCTCACCGTTGCGCCATCGCGATCACCGAACACCAGGCACACCAGGCTTTATGGAAAACAGGACCGGGTAGCGTGCACGCGCTGGCGCGTTGGCGGGCCGAAGCCGGCCACCAGTTGCGCATCGTCACCGACAGCGATCAACAACTACAGCGCCATGCCCGGGAGAACCCAAGCGCGCTCGCCCATCACGCCGTGACGGCCACCGCAGCGGTGCGCTCACAAATCCACGACACCTACCGCCGTATCGGCGCGGGTCACGACGGCCTGAAGGAATCAGCATGA